A window of Sphingobacterium sp. lm-10 contains these coding sequences:
- a CDS encoding Rrf2 family transcriptional regulator gives MLSKKTKYAIKALMLLGRNYGKDPMQIVKIADEERIPKKFLEQILLEMRNAGMLYSKKGAGGGYSLNKAPEDIYLSQVMRLIDGPIALLPCVSLNFYRSCDECMEERVCGIRDTFTDVRNAMLQILNDTSIAALINKEKELDLHVPEE, from the coding sequence ATGCTATCGAAGAAAACAAAATACGCTATTAAGGCACTCATGCTTTTGGGAAGAAATTATGGAAAAGATCCAATGCAAATCGTCAAGATCGCAGATGAGGAGCGTATTCCTAAAAAATTCCTAGAGCAGATCTTGCTGGAGATGCGTAATGCCGGTATGTTGTATTCGAAAAAAGGCGCTGGCGGCGGCTACAGCTTAAATAAAGCTCCAGAAGATATTTACTTATCCCAGGTCATGCGTCTTATTGATGGACCTATTGCCTTGCTCCCCTGCGTTAGTCTTAACTTTTATCGCTCCTGCGACGAATGTATGGAAGAGCGCGTATGTGGTATTCGCGATACATTTACCGATGTACGTAATGCCATGTTACAGATTTTGAACGATACGAGCATTGCTGCGCTGATCAATAAAGAAAAAGAATTAGACCTCCACGTTCCAGAAGAATAG
- the murF gene encoding UDP-N-acetylmuramoyl-tripeptide--D-alanyl-D-alanine ligase: MQIEQLYQRYKQFPQVSTDTRQISQDSIFFALKGENFNGNAFAKQALASGAKYVVIDEAAYQENETDYILVEDVLTTLQLLSKHHRQQLNIPVIGITGTNGKTTTKELIHAVLTEKYQVLATKGNLNNHIGVPLTLLSIGTDIEIAIIEMGANHVGEIALLSSLAQPTMGLITNVGKAHLEGFGSFEGVKTAKGELYTYLADHQAVLFIQADNTHLVGMANGKQFSQIIRYGASEDYDVSGKLVKADPYLQIEWNVNRGPYQPVSTHLTGSYNTENILAAVAIGLSLGLSADQIKKGIEKYTPQNNRSQVSKTTRNTVIADFYNANASSMAAALTNMEIVSADKKVVILGDMFEMGEESASEHRTVIRQAETIPADLRIFVGRAFYQQDNGQDHFFATTDEAAEFLKEKQLTGCFILLKGSRGMAFEKLMETL; encoded by the coding sequence ATGCAGATCGAACAACTCTACCAACGCTATAAGCAATTCCCGCAAGTAAGTACCGATACGCGGCAGATCAGCCAAGATTCGATTTTCTTCGCATTGAAAGGCGAAAACTTCAACGGCAACGCGTTTGCCAAGCAGGCTTTGGCCAGTGGAGCAAAATATGTCGTTATTGATGAAGCAGCTTATCAGGAGAATGAAACAGACTATATCCTAGTAGAAGATGTGCTCACGACCCTGCAGTTGCTGTCAAAGCATCACCGACAGCAACTAAACATTCCAGTTATTGGGATCACCGGCACCAATGGTAAGACGACTACAAAAGAGCTTATCCACGCAGTGCTGACCGAAAAGTATCAGGTATTGGCTACCAAGGGTAACTTAAATAATCATATAGGCGTGCCACTGACACTTTTGAGCATAGGCACTGATATCGAAATCGCGATCATCGAGATGGGAGCTAATCATGTGGGAGAAATTGCTTTACTTTCCAGCTTAGCACAGCCTACCATGGGATTAATCACGAACGTGGGTAAGGCGCATTTGGAAGGTTTTGGCTCTTTTGAAGGAGTTAAGACTGCCAAAGGAGAGCTGTATACGTATCTGGCGGATCATCAGGCGGTCTTATTTATTCAGGCCGATAATACGCACCTGGTTGGAATGGCCAACGGCAAGCAGTTCAGCCAGATCATACGTTATGGCGCTTCTGAGGATTATGACGTAAGTGGAAAATTAGTGAAAGCAGACCCTTATCTACAGATCGAGTGGAATGTAAACCGAGGCCCTTACCAACCCGTATCGACTCATTTAACGGGCTCTTATAACACAGAGAATATCCTTGCGGCTGTCGCCATTGGGCTTAGCCTAGGTCTTTCTGCGGATCAAATCAAGAAAGGAATAGAAAAATACACACCACAGAATAATCGCTCTCAGGTAAGTAAGACTACGCGTAATACGGTTATTGCAGATTTTTACAATGCAAATGCAAGCAGTATGGCGGCCGCATTGACCAATATGGAAATCGTATCTGCCGATAAAAAAGTAGTTATTCTGGGCGATATGTTTGAAATGGGGGAGGAAAGTGCTAGCGAGCATCGTACGGTGATCCGCCAAGCCGAAACAATCCCAGCAGATTTGCGGATTTTTGTAGGAAGAGCCTTTTATCAGCAGGACAATGGTCAAGACCATTTCTTCGCTACAACGGATGAAGCCGCGGAGTTTTTGAAAGAAAAGCAACTAACAGGATGCTTTATCTTGTTGAAAGGTTCAAGAGGAATGGCTTTTGAAAAGTTGATGGAGACGCTTTAG
- a CDS encoding citrulline utilization hydrolase CtlX, with protein MRQTTDTILMVRPSQFRKNEDTAVNNFFQTGEDTANNTQELALAEFNTMAQLLESKDVQVIVVEDSGQFDTPDSIFPNNVISFHGTKAVLYPMYAENRRLERNLNVLGALQKAGFSYDQIIDYSIYEDQHQYLESTGVLILDRINATVYCSLSPRANPILVQRFCEDLHYQAVVFEAFQQVDGDSLPIYHTNVMMSLGTTFAVICIDSITDEAQRKVVQQALKDSGREIITISEEQMNHFCGNILELRTKTDGDPLIVMSEQAYKHFTDEQKKKLATHGELVQTPLYTIEKYGGGSARCMIAEIFHT; from the coding sequence ATGAGACAGACTACAGACACAATTTTAATGGTGCGGCCATCCCAATTCCGTAAAAATGAGGACACGGCGGTCAATAATTTTTTTCAGACAGGAGAAGATACGGCAAATAATACGCAGGAGCTGGCTTTGGCAGAATTTAATACCATGGCTCAGCTATTGGAAAGCAAAGATGTACAAGTAATTGTGGTGGAAGACAGCGGACAATTTGATACGCCCGACAGCATCTTTCCCAATAATGTTATTTCCTTTCATGGGACTAAAGCGGTCCTTTATCCGATGTATGCGGAAAACCGCAGGCTTGAACGAAACCTCAATGTGCTAGGAGCGCTACAAAAGGCTGGTTTTTCCTACGATCAAATAATAGACTATTCGATCTACGAAGACCAGCACCAATATTTGGAAAGCACTGGAGTATTGATTTTAGATCGCATCAATGCCACCGTATACTGCTCGTTATCGCCACGCGCAAATCCAATTTTGGTGCAACGATTTTGTGAAGACCTTCATTACCAGGCGGTGGTATTTGAAGCATTTCAACAAGTAGATGGTGACTCTTTGCCTATTTACCATACCAACGTCATGATGTCATTGGGGACAACCTTTGCAGTAATTTGCATAGATTCTATAACAGACGAAGCACAACGCAAGGTGGTGCAACAGGCACTAAAGGATAGCGGGCGAGAGATCATTACCATTAGCGAAGAGCAAATGAACCATTTCTGCGGCAATATTTTAGAGTTACGTACAAAAACGGACGGCGACCCGCTTATCGTGATGAGTGAACAAGCGTATAAGCATTTCACCGATGAGCAGAAGAAAAAATTGGCTACTCACGGAGAGTTGGTGCAGACGCCATTGTATACTATTGAGAAATATGGAGGCGGAAGTGCGCGATGTATGATCGCAGAGATTTTCCACACATAG
- a CDS encoding arginine deiminase family protein, which produces MLKLSVRNETNKLRAVILGRADSNGPTPTESEAYDPKSLEHIRMGTYPAEADMVKELEAFQHVLEKHGVEVLRPHRVENMNQIFTRDIGFVVDDVFIKANILPDRADEWAAIQGIVNQVDRQKLVFPPEEVHIEGGDVLVWHDHILIGTYTGADYSEYNTARTNAAAILFMQELFPHKKVKGFDLIKSMTDARANALHLDCCFQPVGNDKAIVYEGGFRNPAEYQYLVDLFGIENLFQITAEEMYEMFSNVFSISPEVVVSERQFTRLNHWLREQGLHVEEIPYHEIGKQEGLLRCSTLPLYRD; this is translated from the coding sequence ATGCTGAAGCTTTCTGTACGAAACGAAACAAATAAATTGCGCGCCGTTATTTTGGGTAGAGCAGATTCCAATGGTCCGACGCCAACAGAATCGGAAGCTTATGACCCCAAATCATTAGAGCACATCCGCATGGGTACTTATCCTGCGGAGGCAGATATGGTCAAAGAATTGGAGGCTTTTCAGCATGTGCTAGAAAAACATGGTGTGGAAGTTTTACGGCCGCACCGTGTCGAAAACATGAACCAGATCTTCACCAGAGACATAGGATTTGTAGTAGATGATGTTTTTATTAAGGCCAACATATTGCCTGATCGCGCCGATGAGTGGGCAGCTATTCAAGGAATCGTGAATCAGGTAGACCGTCAGAAACTGGTCTTTCCGCCGGAAGAGGTACACATTGAGGGCGGAGACGTACTAGTTTGGCACGATCATATTCTGATTGGAACATATACCGGCGCAGATTACAGCGAATACAATACGGCACGTACCAATGCGGCCGCCATTTTGTTTATGCAAGAATTATTTCCTCATAAAAAGGTTAAAGGGTTTGATTTGATCAAGTCAATGACCGATGCTCGGGCTAACGCCCTGCATCTGGATTGCTGCTTTCAGCCAGTAGGTAACGATAAAGCTATTGTTTACGAAGGCGGGTTTCGCAATCCAGCAGAATACCAATATCTGGTGGATCTATTTGGTATAGAAAACCTTTTCCAGATCACGGCAGAGGAAATGTATGAGATGTTTTCGAATGTATTCTCCATATCTCCTGAGGTGGTCGTGTCCGAAAGACAATTTACCCGATTAAACCATTGGTTACGAGAACAGGGACTGCATGTGGAAGAAATTCCTTATCACGAAATTGGTAAGCAAGAGGGCCTGCTTCGCTGTTCCACATTACCACTTTATCGCGATTAA
- the gcvP gene encoding aminomethyl-transferring glycine dehydrogenase, with the protein MSNIFYSEKFEDRHNGPRATEVDDMLDFLGLSSLDELVEQTVPAPIRRKEMRLPAALSEVAYLERVNQIAEKNKVFKSYIGQGYYNVVLPGVIQRNVFENPGWYTQYTPYQAEISQGRLQALLNFQTMVSDLTGLEIVNASLLDEATAAAEAMFMLFNARKNKDARTFLVSSDIFPQTLDVLHTRAIPFGVEIRTADLSESDLTEDVFALFLQYPSASGSVADYRELVSAASAKGITTAVAADLMSLALLTPPGEWGADVVVGNSQRFGVPMGFGGPHAAYFATKDAFKRLIPGRIIGVTSDSSGNYALRMALQTREQHIRRDKASSNICTAQALLAIMASFYAVYHGPQGIRDIASRIHDLTRLADQAIQTLGYKQLNNNYFDTLRFELGEQASSLKGEALDNSLNFFYQDGVVSISIDETTTFEDIKTIVKVFARIIGKNANDVDVDAIAEQLEQVIPADLIRKSDYLTHPVFNSYHSESEMLRYIKSLEAKDLSLCHSMIPLGSCTMKLNATSEMVPVTWARFGSLHPFAPVDQTSGYMQLLDELNQWLAEITGFAKMSFQPNSGAQGEYAGLMVIQAYLESKGQAHRNICLIPASAHGTNPASASMAGLKVVVVKCDELGNIDVADLKAKAAEHSEHLHSLMVTYPSTHGVFEEPIIEICQTIHEHGGQVYMDGANMNAQVGLTSPGFIGADVCHLNLHKTFCIPHGGGGPGMGPIGVAEHLVPFLPNHRVVPVSGKEGITAVSAAPYGSTSILVIPHAYIAMMGGDGLTTATKTAILNANYIKARLEGHYPVLYAGANGRCAHEMILDCRSFKNVGVEVADIAKRLMDYGFHAPTVSFPVAGTLMVEPTESESKAELDRFCDALIAIRAEIALVESGEVGAKNNVLKHAPHTAQVVIDDAWDRPYSRQQAAYPLAYLRNNKFWPSVGRVNESQGDRTLICSCPPIEAYADVEA; encoded by the coding sequence ATGAGCAACATATTTTACAGCGAAAAATTTGAAGATCGTCATAATGGGCCGCGGGCCACTGAGGTTGACGATATGTTAGACTTTCTGGGCTTGTCGTCATTAGACGAACTTGTCGAACAAACCGTTCCGGCGCCTATTCGGAGAAAAGAAATGCGTTTGCCAGCGGCATTAAGTGAGGTCGCTTACCTAGAGCGTGTAAACCAGATTGCCGAGAAGAACAAGGTTTTTAAATCTTATATCGGACAAGGTTATTACAATGTCGTGCTGCCGGGAGTCATCCAGCGTAATGTTTTTGAGAATCCAGGATGGTATACGCAGTACACGCCTTACCAAGCCGAAATTTCTCAAGGACGTTTACAAGCCTTGTTGAACTTCCAAACAATGGTGTCTGACTTGACCGGTCTGGAAATTGTGAATGCTTCTTTATTAGATGAAGCAACTGCGGCTGCAGAAGCGATGTTTATGTTGTTTAATGCCCGTAAAAACAAAGATGCCCGTACTTTCCTGGTAAGTTCAGACATTTTCCCACAAACATTGGACGTATTGCACACCCGTGCTATACCTTTTGGTGTGGAAATAAGAACGGCAGATCTTTCTGAAAGTGATCTTACCGAAGATGTATTCGCGCTATTTTTACAATACCCTTCCGCGAGTGGTTCCGTGGCCGACTATCGTGAGCTAGTTAGTGCTGCCAGCGCAAAAGGCATTACCACCGCCGTAGCGGCAGACTTGATGTCACTAGCACTGCTTACGCCTCCGGGTGAATGGGGTGCAGATGTGGTGGTAGGAAATAGCCAACGTTTTGGTGTACCTATGGGATTTGGTGGCCCGCACGCTGCCTATTTTGCGACCAAGGATGCCTTTAAACGACTAATTCCAGGAAGAATTATCGGCGTAACTTCTGACTCATCGGGAAATTATGCGCTTCGCATGGCACTACAGACCCGCGAACAACACATTCGCCGCGATAAAGCTTCTTCCAATATCTGTACTGCGCAGGCGCTATTGGCTATTATGGCTTCCTTCTATGCGGTATATCATGGCCCTCAAGGCATTAGAGACATTGCCTCAAGAATCCACGATCTTACGCGCCTTGCCGACCAGGCAATCCAAACGCTTGGTTACAAACAGCTGAACAACAACTATTTTGACACCCTTCGTTTCGAATTAGGTGAGCAGGCAAGCTCGTTAAAAGGTGAAGCATTAGACAATAGTCTCAACTTCTTCTACCAAGACGGGGTTGTTAGTATATCCATCGACGAAACGACCACATTCGAAGACATCAAGACCATCGTTAAGGTTTTTGCCAGAATAATAGGAAAAAATGCAAATGATGTAGATGTAGACGCGATCGCAGAACAACTGGAGCAGGTTATACCAGCCGATTTAATCCGCAAGTCTGACTACTTGACACATCCCGTTTTCAACAGCTACCACTCAGAAAGTGAAATGCTTCGGTACATCAAATCATTAGAAGCAAAAGATCTTTCTTTATGTCATTCCATGATTCCATTAGGATCATGTACTATGAAGCTGAATGCCACTTCTGAAATGGTTCCAGTTACTTGGGCTCGCTTTGGCAGCCTGCACCCTTTCGCACCAGTCGATCAGACATCTGGCTACATGCAATTATTAGACGAGTTGAACCAATGGTTGGCAGAGATTACTGGCTTTGCCAAAATGTCGTTTCAGCCTAACTCTGGCGCGCAGGGCGAGTATGCTGGTTTGATGGTGATTCAAGCCTATTTGGAAAGCAAAGGACAGGCACATCGCAATATCTGTTTGATTCCAGCTTCTGCACACGGAACGAATCCAGCGTCTGCTTCCATGGCGGGCTTAAAAGTGGTCGTTGTAAAATGCGACGAATTAGGCAATATTGATGTAGCCGACTTGAAAGCGAAAGCCGCAGAACATAGCGAGCACTTACACTCTTTGATGGTTACCTACCCGTCTACACATGGCGTGTTTGAAGAGCCGATTATAGAAATTTGCCAAACGATCCATGAACATGGCGGCCAGGTTTACATGGATGGCGCTAACATGAATGCACAAGTAGGGCTAACTAGCCCTGGATTTATCGGCGCAGATGTGTGTCACTTAAACTTGCACAAAACGTTCTGTATTCCTCATGGTGGCGGTGGCCCTGGTATGGGCCCAATCGGAGTAGCCGAGCACCTAGTGCCATTCTTGCCTAATCACCGTGTGGTACCGGTATCTGGTAAAGAAGGTATTACAGCGGTATCGGCAGCGCCTTATGGTTCTACCTCCATTCTGGTCATTCCACACGCATATATCGCGATGATGGGAGGCGACGGACTTACTACAGCAACGAAAACGGCAATTTTGAATGCCAATTATATCAAAGCGCGTCTTGAGGGTCACTATCCTGTATTGTATGCCGGAGCTAATGGTCGCTGTGCGCACGAAATGATCTTAGATTGCCGTAGCTTTAAAAACGTGGGCGTTGAAGTAGCCGACATTGCAAAGCGTTTGATGGACTATGGCTTCCACGCACCTACTGTATCATTCCCGGTGGCGGGTACGTTGATGGTGGAGCCAACCGAGTCAGAGTCTAAAGCAGAACTGGATCGCTTCTGTGATGCGTTGATCGCTATACGGGCAGAGATCGCTTTGGTAGAATCCGGAGAAGTTGGCGCTAAAAATAACGTACTGAAGCATGCACCGCACACCGCTCAAGTCGTGATTGATGATGCATGGGATCGCCCGTACAGCCGTCAACAAGCTGCTTATCCATTAGCCTATTTACGAAATAATAAGTTCTGGCCGTCTGTAGGCCGGGTGAATGAGTCGCAAGGTGACCGTACCTTGATCTGCTCTTGCCCTCCGATAGAAGCCTATGCTGATGTAGAAGCATAA
- a CDS encoding SAM-dependent methyltransferase has translation MAYGKLFLIPVPLAEDAEKASYTLLHQEIIQSIDEYIVENEKTARRFLKQAGLKTPQSELLIHDYGKHTREKVDYTALFKGLISGKDVGLMSDAGCPGIADPGALVVAEAHKRGIQVCPLVGPSSILLALMGSGFNGQQFNFNGYLPIDKAARSRKIKELETISARDNSTQIFIETPFRNEQLLSELLRTCQQNTRLCIAWNLTGTDEHIISQPIARWKTLEGIDLHKKPAIFLLFAS, from the coding sequence ATGGCTTACGGAAAACTCTTTCTTATACCTGTACCTCTAGCGGAGGATGCAGAAAAGGCTTCATACACACTACTGCATCAGGAAATCATTCAATCTATCGATGAATACATCGTGGAAAATGAAAAAACGGCTCGTAGGTTTTTGAAACAAGCTGGATTGAAAACCCCTCAAAGTGAATTGTTGATTCATGATTATGGCAAGCACACGCGTGAAAAGGTTGACTATACGGCACTATTTAAAGGGTTGATATCTGGTAAAGATGTTGGCCTGATGTCTGATGCAGGATGCCCAGGAATAGCAGATCCTGGCGCTTTAGTAGTGGCCGAAGCACATAAAAGAGGCATACAAGTTTGTCCTTTGGTGGGGCCGAGCTCTATCTTGTTAGCGCTGATGGGTTCTGGTTTCAATGGCCAACAATTCAACTTCAATGGCTACTTACCTATCGATAAGGCAGCTCGAAGTCGTAAAATAAAGGAGTTGGAAACAATATCTGCCCGAGATAATAGCACTCAAATCTTTATAGAAACACCATTCCGTAATGAACAATTGCTAAGCGAGTTGCTTCGCACATGCCAGCAGAATACCCGACTGTGCATTGCTTGGAATTTAACCGGCACGGATGAACACATCATATCTCAGCCGATCGCTCGATGGAAAACTTTGGAAGGCATTGATCTTCATAAAAAACCCGCGATATTCCTCCTTTTTGCTTCATAA
- a CDS encoding Nif3-like dinuclear metal center hexameric protein translates to MKIRELTDYLEKIAPLSYQESYDNAGLIVGNPNDEIHRALISLDCTEAVVDEAIAEGCDIIISHHPIVFKGLKRFSGQNYVERTVIKAIKSGIALYAIHTNLDNVLGGVNSKIAEKLQLESISILSPKKKLLKKLAVYVPRTHVEEVREALFTGGAGQVGEYDQCSYNTAGYGTFRPLEASNPTIGTHGTQERVEETKIEVIYPAHVERQVLVAMFSAHPYEEVAYDIITLENAIPQVGSGAIGNLPEAMPAKEFLSFLKESLQLSVIRHTELLDRPISRVAVCGGAGGFLLQDAKRSGADIFITSDYKYHEFFDAEHKIVIADVGHYESEQFTQELLLELIQKKFANFAVLLTETETNPIKYFI, encoded by the coding sequence ATGAAGATTAGAGAATTAACTGACTATCTGGAAAAAATTGCTCCGTTAAGCTACCAAGAATCTTATGATAATGCTGGATTGATTGTAGGCAATCCAAATGATGAAATACATCGCGCCCTGATCTCTCTGGATTGTACAGAAGCGGTAGTGGATGAGGCCATTGCAGAAGGATGTGATATTATCATTTCCCACCACCCTATTGTCTTCAAAGGATTAAAAAGATTTTCAGGACAGAATTACGTCGAGCGCACCGTGATCAAAGCAATAAAGAGCGGTATCGCATTGTATGCAATACACACCAACCTAGATAATGTATTGGGAGGTGTAAATTCAAAAATTGCGGAGAAGCTACAGCTAGAATCCATATCCATATTATCCCCCAAAAAAAAATTACTCAAAAAGTTGGCAGTATATGTCCCTCGTACCCACGTTGAGGAGGTACGTGAAGCACTTTTTACCGGCGGAGCCGGTCAGGTAGGTGAATATGACCAGTGTAGCTACAACACGGCGGGATACGGCACGTTTCGTCCGTTGGAAGCATCCAACCCTACGATCGGAACCCACGGCACACAGGAGCGCGTAGAGGAAACGAAGATCGAGGTGATATACCCAGCACATGTCGAGCGCCAGGTGCTTGTTGCTATGTTTTCAGCACACCCCTACGAGGAAGTAGCTTATGATATCATAACCCTAGAAAATGCAATACCACAGGTCGGCTCTGGAGCTATCGGCAACCTGCCGGAAGCCATGCCTGCCAAGGAATTTTTAAGTTTTTTGAAAGAATCATTACAGCTTTCTGTTATTCGACATACCGAATTACTCGATCGCCCAATTAGTCGTGTCGCTGTCTGTGGCGGTGCAGGAGGATTTTTATTACAAGATGCTAAACGCTCTGGTGCAGATATTTTTATCACGTCGGATTATAAGTATCATGAGTTTTTCGACGCGGAGCATAAAATCGTTATTGCGGATGTGGGACACTATGAAAGTGAACAATTTACGCAAGAATTATTGTTGGAACTAATTCAGAAAAAATTTGCTAACTTTGCTGTCCTGTTGACTGAAACAGAGACAAATCCGATAAAGTACTTTATTTAA
- a CDS encoding C4-type zinc ribbon domain-containing protein codes for MEQTVEQKLKALWAWQSIHTKVDKIRQVRGELPIEVADLEDEIAGLETRSEKIRSELDELEDSIVSRKNMIKDAQAAIKKYETQLNEVKNNREYDAITKEIELQGLEIQVCEKRIRESEFEITNKTELYETTEGNLNYSKGELELKKQELDNITSETQKEEDSLLKEAQASEGNIEERLLKVSNKLRKSFRNGLAIVSIERDSCSGCHNKIPAQMQSEIRQRKKILVCEHCGRILVDEEIASEEA; via the coding sequence ATGGAACAAACTGTAGAACAAAAACTAAAAGCTTTATGGGCATGGCAATCGATCCATACCAAAGTTGACAAAATTCGCCAGGTAAGGGGAGAACTGCCTATTGAGGTGGCTGATCTAGAAGACGAGATTGCAGGATTGGAAACTCGTAGTGAGAAGATTCGCAGCGAGTTAGACGAGTTGGAAGATTCCATCGTCTCCCGTAAAAACATGATTAAAGACGCACAGGCGGCTATCAAAAAATACGAAACTCAACTAAACGAAGTAAAAAATAACAGAGAATACGATGCCATAACAAAAGAGATCGAGTTGCAAGGCTTAGAGATCCAGGTATGTGAGAAGCGTATTCGCGAGTCTGAATTTGAGATCACCAATAAAACAGAACTGTACGAGACTACTGAAGGAAATCTTAACTACAGTAAAGGTGAGTTGGAATTGAAAAAACAGGAATTGGATAACATCACTTCGGAAACACAAAAAGAAGAAGATTCTTTATTAAAAGAAGCTCAGGCCTCTGAAGGTAACATCGAAGAGCGCTTATTGAAGGTTTCGAACAAATTACGCAAATCTTTCCGTAATGGACTAGCGATTGTTTCCATCGAACGCGACAGCTGTTCTGGTTGTCACAATAAGATCCCTGCTCAGATGCAGTCGGAGATCAGACAGCGAAAAAAGATTTTAGTGTGCGAACACTGTGGACGTATACTAGTTGACGAAGAAATCGCGTCAGAAGAAGCGTAA
- a CDS encoding DUF5106 domain-containing protein has protein sequence MRRHFIFYLALLLILSCTERKQKTSTSASAVTVFWDKYDFTDSIAIVQPEVGEQALVDFLAIAQQSDYKESVAAIKKMLERAVSSPTVLKFFIDSYDRYLYDPNSPMYNEALYVPVLEFAAQEANFPNYERQRFQDRLNLIKRNNPGNKATNFSFKTVAGNETNLYSQEGQYLLLFFYEPGCAGCAAAIEDLQRLKEVQEWISQGNLHIITLYAGVDPVLWKEYQQFIPSTWVNGINADRSILEHNLYDLKATPTFYLLDEQKEVLLKDRPLAEVVNYLDRSIEH, from the coding sequence ATGCGAAGACATTTCATTTTTTATCTTGCCTTACTTTTAATCTTGTCCTGTACAGAACGCAAGCAGAAAACAAGCACATCTGCTTCCGCAGTTACGGTATTTTGGGATAAGTATGATTTTACTGATAGCATCGCGATCGTACAGCCTGAAGTTGGTGAACAGGCGCTTGTAGACTTTCTGGCCATAGCCCAGCAGAGTGATTACAAAGAATCAGTTGCGGCCATCAAAAAAATGTTGGAACGAGCCGTGTCTTCACCGACTGTATTGAAATTTTTTATAGACAGCTACGACCGGTATTTGTATGACCCCAACTCTCCCATGTACAACGAAGCGTTGTATGTGCCTGTACTTGAGTTTGCTGCCCAAGAGGCAAATTTCCCGAATTACGAACGGCAGCGGTTTCAAGATCGACTAAATCTGATCAAAAGAAATAATCCAGGAAATAAAGCGACAAACTTTAGCTTCAAAACGGTAGCTGGCAACGAAACTAATTTATATAGTCAAGAAGGACAGTACCTATTGCTTTTCTTTTACGAGCCGGGTTGTGCTGGCTGTGCTGCCGCTATCGAAGATTTGCAGCGTCTTAAAGAAGTACAAGAATGGATTAGTCAAGGGAATTTGCATATAATCACACTTTATGCGGGAGTGGATCCCGTCTTGTGGAAGGAATACCAGCAATTTATTCCATCTACATGGGTAAATGGAATAAATGCGGATCGTTCTATCCTTGAGCATAATTTATACGATCTCAAAGCAACACCCACATTCTACTTGTTGGACGAACAAAAAGAGGTGTTACTTAAAGATCGTCCGTTAGCAGAAGTAGTTAACTACCTGGATAGGTCGATCGAGCACTAG
- a CDS encoding BT0820 family HAD-type phosphatase, whose product MIIAVDFDGTIVEHRYPQIGKPIPFAIDVLIKLREERHTLILWTVREGALLQEAIDYCAERGVIFYAHNANFPEEDPAQASRKLTADLFIDDRNLGGLPDWTAMYRAIAAMRQGGQDVTAILYGSPENPIAKKRKRGFFSTLFGDN is encoded by the coding sequence ATGATTATAGCTGTAGATTTTGATGGAACAATTGTAGAACATCGATACCCTCAAATTGGTAAGCCCATTCCTTTTGCTATTGATGTGTTAATAAAGCTCCGAGAGGAACGCCACACGCTTATATTGTGGACGGTTCGAGAAGGCGCACTTTTGCAGGAAGCCATAGATTATTGTGCCGAACGCGGAGTTATTTTTTATGCGCATAATGCCAACTTCCCCGAGGAAGATCCGGCACAGGCTTCTCGTAAGCTAACAGCTGATTTATTTATCGATGATCGTAATCTTGGAGGGCTTCCGGATTGGACTGCGATGTATCGTGCTATTGCCGCTATGCGACAGGGAGGGCAGGATGTTACAGCAATTTTGTATGGTTCTCCGGAAAATCCAATAGCGAAAAAACGAAAGCGAGGTTTTTTCTCAACCTTGTTTGGTGACAATTAG